A region of Corvus cornix cornix isolate S_Up_H32 chromosome 3, ASM73873v5, whole genome shotgun sequence DNA encodes the following proteins:
- the KAT14 gene encoding cysteine-rich protein 2-binding protein isoform X1 — MANNVHMSGLLSRHDDEATRTSTSEGLEEGEVEGETLLIVESEDQASVDLSHDQSGDSLNSDEGEASWMEEMSYYCEKCQKWIPASQLREQLSYLKGDNFFRFTCSDCSEDGKEQFERLRLTWQQVVMLAMYNLSLEGTGRQGYFRWKEDICAFIEKHWTFLLGNRKKTSTWWSTVAGCLSVGSPLFFRSGAQEFGEPGWWKLVHNKPPTLKPEGEKLSASALKAKAASKPPLDPIITVEGLRKRVSRNPVESAMELKEKRSRTQEAKDIRRAQKEAAGFLDRSTSSTPVKFSSRCRRPDIVLEKGEVIDFSSLSSSDRTPLTSPSPSPSLDFSAPGTPASHSATPSLLSEADLIPDVMPPQALFHDDEEMEGDGVIDPGIEYVPPPSGTAGASTMIASRKKVKTAEQIKQEVESEEEKTERMEGDSEDPEESNTPLQVRGRDKGKPQLEKDAKPRVPKHTSVSIYEEKLLLKRLEACPNALSMTPEARRLRRKLLVRQAKRERGLPLFDLDQVVNAALLLVDGIYGAKEGGVSRSPVGQATYRTTSQDFRILDRYQTMLPATKGYRQQTTKFLYRLVGSEDLLTDHSIVSPYTSRVLKPYIRRDYETKPPKLRLLAEIRANPHRNDLNWKAEPEAPIDYCYVRPNHIPTINSMCHEFFWPGIDLSECLQYPDFSVVVLYKKVIIAFGFMVPDVKYNEAYISFLLVHPEWRRAGIATFMIYHLIQTCMGKDVTLHVSASNPAMLLYQKFGFKTEEYILDFYDKYYPLDSKECKHAFFLRLRR, encoded by the exons ATGGCCAACAACGTTCACATGAGCGGGCTGCTCAGCCGGCACGACGATGAAGCCACCAGGACCTCCACCTCCGAGGGCCTGGAGGAGGGCGAGGTGGAAGGGGAGACTCTCCTGATCGTGGAGTCCGAGGACCAGGCTTCTGTGGATTTATCACATGACCAGAGCGGGGACTCCCTGAACAGCGATGAGGGTGAAGCATCCTGGATGGAGGAGATGTCCTATTACTGTGAGAAGTGCCAGAAGTGGATCCCAGCAA GTCAACTGAGAGAACAGCTCAGCTACCTCAAAGGAGATAACTTTTTCAGATTTACTTGCTCTGATTGCTCAGAAGATGGGAAGGAGCAATTTGAACGTCTGAGATTAACATGGCAACAA GTTGTGATGTTGGCAATGTACAACTTGTCTCTGGAAGGAACGGGCCGTCAGGGGTACTTCAGATGGAAAGAAGACATTTGTGCTTTTATTGAGAAACACTGGACTTTCTTACTAGGAAACAG GAAAAAGACCTCAACATGGTGGAGCACAGTTGCTGGCTGTCTCTCTGTGGGGAGCCCCTTGTTTTTTCGCTCAGGGGCACAGGAATTTGGAGAACCGGGATGGTGGAAACTGGTTCATAACAAGCCCCCAACGCTGAAACCTGAAGGAGAGAAGCTGTCAGCATCTGCACTGAAGGCAAAAG CAGCTTCCAAGCCGCCCCTGGATCCCATCATTACCGTGGAAGGCCTTCGGAAGCGGGTGAGCCGCAATCCAGTGGAGTCAGCCATGGAGCTGAAGGAGAAGAGGTCTCGCACTCAGGAAGCCAAGGACATTCGGAGAGCCCAGAAGGAGGCGGCCGGGTTCCTGGACCGGAGCACTTCCTCCACTCCCGTGAAGTTCAGCAGCCGCTGCCGCCGGCCCGATATCGtcctggagaaaggagaggtCATCGACTTCTCCTCCCTGAGCTCATCCGACCGCACGCCTCTGACCagcccctctccatccccatccctggactTCTCTGCTCCCGGCACTCCCGCCTCACACTCAGCCACTCCCAGCCTGCTCTCGGAAGCTGATCTCATCCCGGATGTCATGCCACCACAGGCACTGTTCCATG ATGATGAGGAGATGGAAGGAGATGGAGTCATAGACCCAGGAATAGAGTATGTGCCCCCTCCCAGTGGGACAGCTGGTGCTAGCACCATGAtagcaagcagaaaaaaagtgaagacaGCTGAGCAGATCAAGCAAGAGGTGGagagtgaggaagaaaaaacagaacgGATGGAAGGCGACAGTGAAGATCCTGAGGAGTCAAACACACCCTTGCAGGTGAGAGGACGAGACAAGGGGAAGCCACAGCTGGAGAAGGATGCTAAACCCAGAGTTCCCAAGCACACCTCAGTTAGCATctatgaggaaaagctgctgctgaagagacTGGAAGCCTGTCCCAATGCTCTGAGCATGACCCCAGAGGCCCGGAGGCTGAGGCGCAAGCTGCTGGTCAGGCAGGCCAAGAGGGAAAGAGGACTCCCACTCTTTGACTTGGACCAGGTTGTGAATGCTGCACTGCTCCTGGTTGATGGGATTTATGGAGCGAAAGAAGGCGGTGTCTCCAGGTCCCCAGTAGGGCAAGCAACATACAGAACTACTAGCCAGGACTTCAGGATCTTGGACAGATACCAG ACAATGCTGCCGGCCACGAAAGGATATCGCCAGCAGACAACCAAGTTTCTGTATCGCCTGGTAGGCTCAGAAGACCTGCTGACAGACCACAGTATTGTCAGCCCTTACACCTCCCGTGTCCTTAAACCCTACATCAG ACGTGACTATGAGACAAAGCCCCCAAAACTCAGGCTGCTGGCAGAAATCCGGGCAAATCCACACAGGAATGATCTCAACTGGAAGGCTGAGCCAGAAGCACCCATTGATTACTGCTATGTTCGCCCTAATCACATCCCCACTATAAACTCCATGTGCCACGAATTCTTCTGGCCTG GAATTGATTTGTCAGAGTGCCTGCAGTATCCAGACTTCAGCGTTGTCGTCCTTTACAAGAAAGTTATCATTGCCTTTGGCTTTATGGTGCCAGATGTGAAGTACAACGAAGCTTACATATCTTTTCTGTTGGTGCACCCTGAGTGGAGAAGAGCTGGGATTGCAACCTTCATGATTTACCATCTTATCCAG
- the LOC104685725 gene encoding uncharacterized protein LOC104685725 isoform X2, with protein MSRGSRLALAVSALLSAAIVAAVHIQQRRELELHQLPNAVLCVSLQGQRAARSPRGCEVALSEILSVRTRKRRTFAC; from the exons aTGTCGCGGGGCTCCCGCCTGGCGCTGGCCGTCTCCGCGCTGCTCTCCGCCGCCATCGTGGCGGCCGTGCACATTCAGCAGCGCCGGGAGCTGGAG CTGCACCAGCTCCCTAATGCTGTCCTGTGTGTTTCCCTTCAGGGGCAAAGAGCAGCGAGGAGCCCCAG AGGCTGCGAAGTGGCGTTATCAGAGATCTTGAGCGTCAGAACCAGAAAAAGGAGAACATTCGCCTGTTAG
- the LOC104685725 gene encoding protein PET117 homolog, mitochondrial isoform X1, translating into MSRGSRLALAVSALLSAAIVAAVHIQQRRELERLRSGVIRDLERQNQKKENIRLLEEQIALTKQLVEERDKALMEKRSQ; encoded by the exons aTGTCGCGGGGCTCCCGCCTGGCGCTGGCCGTCTCCGCGCTGCTCTCCGCCGCCATCGTGGCGGCCGTGCACATTCAGCAGCGCCGGGAGCTGGAG AGGCTGCGAAGTGGCGTTATCAGAGATCTTGAGCGTCAGAACCAGAAAAAGGAGAACATTCGCCTGTTAGAAGAGCAGATTGCTCTGACAAAGCAGCTCGTAGAAGAAAGAGACAAGGCGCTAATGGAAAAACGTTCCCAGTAG
- the KAT14 gene encoding cysteine-rich protein 2-binding protein isoform X2, producing MANNVHMSGLLSRHDDEATRTSTSEGLEEGEVEGETLLIVESEDQASVDLSHDQSGDSLNSDEGEASWMEEMSYYCEKCQKWIPASQLREQLSYLKGDNFFRFTCSDCSEDGKEQFERLRLTWQQVVMLAMYNLSLEGTGRQGYFRWKEDICAFIEKHWTFLLGNRKKTSTWWSTVAGCLSVGSPLFFRSGAQEFGEPGWWKLVHNKPPTLKPEGEKLSASALKAKASKPPLDPIITVEGLRKRVSRNPVESAMELKEKRSRTQEAKDIRRAQKEAAGFLDRSTSSTPVKFSSRCRRPDIVLEKGEVIDFSSLSSSDRTPLTSPSPSPSLDFSAPGTPASHSATPSLLSEADLIPDVMPPQALFHDDEEMEGDGVIDPGIEYVPPPSGTAGASTMIASRKKVKTAEQIKQEVESEEEKTERMEGDSEDPEESNTPLQVRGRDKGKPQLEKDAKPRVPKHTSVSIYEEKLLLKRLEACPNALSMTPEARRLRRKLLVRQAKRERGLPLFDLDQVVNAALLLVDGIYGAKEGGVSRSPVGQATYRTTSQDFRILDRYQTMLPATKGYRQQTTKFLYRLVGSEDLLTDHSIVSPYTSRVLKPYIRRDYETKPPKLRLLAEIRANPHRNDLNWKAEPEAPIDYCYVRPNHIPTINSMCHEFFWPGIDLSECLQYPDFSVVVLYKKVIIAFGFMVPDVKYNEAYISFLLVHPEWRRAGIATFMIYHLIQTCMGKDVTLHVSASNPAMLLYQKFGFKTEEYILDFYDKYYPLDSKECKHAFFLRLRR from the exons ATGGCCAACAACGTTCACATGAGCGGGCTGCTCAGCCGGCACGACGATGAAGCCACCAGGACCTCCACCTCCGAGGGCCTGGAGGAGGGCGAGGTGGAAGGGGAGACTCTCCTGATCGTGGAGTCCGAGGACCAGGCTTCTGTGGATTTATCACATGACCAGAGCGGGGACTCCCTGAACAGCGATGAGGGTGAAGCATCCTGGATGGAGGAGATGTCCTATTACTGTGAGAAGTGCCAGAAGTGGATCCCAGCAA GTCAACTGAGAGAACAGCTCAGCTACCTCAAAGGAGATAACTTTTTCAGATTTACTTGCTCTGATTGCTCAGAAGATGGGAAGGAGCAATTTGAACGTCTGAGATTAACATGGCAACAA GTTGTGATGTTGGCAATGTACAACTTGTCTCTGGAAGGAACGGGCCGTCAGGGGTACTTCAGATGGAAAGAAGACATTTGTGCTTTTATTGAGAAACACTGGACTTTCTTACTAGGAAACAG GAAAAAGACCTCAACATGGTGGAGCACAGTTGCTGGCTGTCTCTCTGTGGGGAGCCCCTTGTTTTTTCGCTCAGGGGCACAGGAATTTGGAGAACCGGGATGGTGGAAACTGGTTCATAACAAGCCCCCAACGCTGAAACCTGAAGGAGAGAAGCTGTCAGCATCTGCACTGAAGGCAAAAG CTTCCAAGCCGCCCCTGGATCCCATCATTACCGTGGAAGGCCTTCGGAAGCGGGTGAGCCGCAATCCAGTGGAGTCAGCCATGGAGCTGAAGGAGAAGAGGTCTCGCACTCAGGAAGCCAAGGACATTCGGAGAGCCCAGAAGGAGGCGGCCGGGTTCCTGGACCGGAGCACTTCCTCCACTCCCGTGAAGTTCAGCAGCCGCTGCCGCCGGCCCGATATCGtcctggagaaaggagaggtCATCGACTTCTCCTCCCTGAGCTCATCCGACCGCACGCCTCTGACCagcccctctccatccccatccctggactTCTCTGCTCCCGGCACTCCCGCCTCACACTCAGCCACTCCCAGCCTGCTCTCGGAAGCTGATCTCATCCCGGATGTCATGCCACCACAGGCACTGTTCCATG ATGATGAGGAGATGGAAGGAGATGGAGTCATAGACCCAGGAATAGAGTATGTGCCCCCTCCCAGTGGGACAGCTGGTGCTAGCACCATGAtagcaagcagaaaaaaagtgaagacaGCTGAGCAGATCAAGCAAGAGGTGGagagtgaggaagaaaaaacagaacgGATGGAAGGCGACAGTGAAGATCCTGAGGAGTCAAACACACCCTTGCAGGTGAGAGGACGAGACAAGGGGAAGCCACAGCTGGAGAAGGATGCTAAACCCAGAGTTCCCAAGCACACCTCAGTTAGCATctatgaggaaaagctgctgctgaagagacTGGAAGCCTGTCCCAATGCTCTGAGCATGACCCCAGAGGCCCGGAGGCTGAGGCGCAAGCTGCTGGTCAGGCAGGCCAAGAGGGAAAGAGGACTCCCACTCTTTGACTTGGACCAGGTTGTGAATGCTGCACTGCTCCTGGTTGATGGGATTTATGGAGCGAAAGAAGGCGGTGTCTCCAGGTCCCCAGTAGGGCAAGCAACATACAGAACTACTAGCCAGGACTTCAGGATCTTGGACAGATACCAG ACAATGCTGCCGGCCACGAAAGGATATCGCCAGCAGACAACCAAGTTTCTGTATCGCCTGGTAGGCTCAGAAGACCTGCTGACAGACCACAGTATTGTCAGCCCTTACACCTCCCGTGTCCTTAAACCCTACATCAG ACGTGACTATGAGACAAAGCCCCCAAAACTCAGGCTGCTGGCAGAAATCCGGGCAAATCCACACAGGAATGATCTCAACTGGAAGGCTGAGCCAGAAGCACCCATTGATTACTGCTATGTTCGCCCTAATCACATCCCCACTATAAACTCCATGTGCCACGAATTCTTCTGGCCTG GAATTGATTTGTCAGAGTGCCTGCAGTATCCAGACTTCAGCGTTGTCGTCCTTTACAAGAAAGTTATCATTGCCTTTGGCTTTATGGTGCCAGATGTGAAGTACAACGAAGCTTACATATCTTTTCTGTTGGTGCACCCTGAGTGGAGAAGAGCTGGGATTGCAACCTTCATGATTTACCATCTTATCCAG